The stretch of DNA AGCATCTTCTCCTTGTCGGTGATGATCATCGCCTGCAGCACGTTGACCATCTGCGCGATGTTCGTCATGCGGACGCGCTCGGCGTGGGCATGGAAGATGTTGAAGTTCAGCGCCGCCACCACCGCGTCGCGCAGGGTGTTACGCTGGAACAGGAAGCCCGGGTTGGTGCCCGGCTCGACGTCGTACCAGGTGCCCCATTCGTCGACATAGAATCCGATCTTCTTCTTCGGATCGTTCTTGTCGAGGACCGCAAGGTTGTTGCGGATCAGCTCATCCATGCGCAGGGTCTGGCGCATGGTCGAGAACCATTCCGATTCCGGGAAGCCGATCGCGGCGCCCTTCTTGTCCCAGTTGCCGGTCGGGAGCGTGTAGTAGTGGAAGCTGATGCCGTCGGTGCCGCGCGCGGCGTCGCGGCTCAGCACATCGGTCCACTTGGTGTCGTTGTCGTTGCCGCCGCTGGCGACGATCTTCGGACGCGCGTTCGGCGGCGTCTTCAGGAAGGTGGCGTAGTGGTTGTACAGCTGCGCGTAGTATTCCGGCTTCATGTTGCCGCCGCAGCCCCAGGCTTCGTTGCCGATGCCGAAGAAGGCGACCTTGAACGGCTCCTTGCGGCCGTTCTTGCGGCGCTGCTCGGCCAGGGTCGACTTGGTGTCCGAGGTCATGTACTCGAGCCACTCGGCCATCTCCTGCGGGGTGCCGGAGCCGAGGTTGCCGTTGACGTACGCTTCGGTGCCGAGGATGTCGACTAAATCGAAGAACTCGTGGGTACCGACCGCATTGTCCTCGGCCACGCCGCCCCAGTGGGTATTGACCTTCACCGGGCGCTTGTTGCGCGGGCCGATGCCGTCGCGCCAGTGGTACTCGTCGGCGAAGCAGCCGCCCGGCCAGCGCACCAGCGGCACCTTCAGTTCCTTCAGGGCGCCGACCACGTCGTTGCGCCAGCCGCGGGTGTTCGGGATCTTCGAATCCGGACCCACCCACAAGCCTTCGTAGATGCCGGTGCCGAGGTGTTCGGCGAACTGGCCGTAGACGTTCTTGTTGATCACCGGGCCTGGTTTGGTGGCGTCGATGCTCACGTTCACCTGGGCGAAGGCCGAGGCCGATGCAAGGACGCTGAGCGCGAGGATGGTCGGTTTGAATACGTTCACTACTGTCTCCTGTTCTGTCGAACTCTTATTGGAATACGGCGACGAAGCCGCCGTGCGCTTTGATACTGATCTTGTGCTTGCCGCCCTTGAGGCGCGACTGGGTGAAGCTGCGTTCAGCGTCGCCGTCCGTGATGAGCGTGCCACCCGTCTTGCCGATAAAGGACAGGTCCAGCTCGAGCGACTTGTCGGCTGCGTCGGCATTCAGGCCGGCCACGTACCAGGCCTTGCCGGCCCTGCGCGCGATCACGACATGGCGGCCGGGGTAGCCGTCGACGAAGCGGGTCTCGTCCCAGCTGCGCGGCAGGTCCTGCAGGAAACCCTTCACATAAGCCGGCGCGGTGGCCATGCCATCCGGCGTGTCGGCGAAATGCTGGATCCCGGACAGGAACAGCAGCGACTCGGCCAGCTCGAAGCCGTTGCGGGTCTTGCGCTGGATCTTCGGGATGTCGCCGAACACCGTGGGCGTGAAGTCCATCGGGTCGAACAGGTTGCGCGTGAACGGCAGCATCGCGGCATGGGGCGCGACCGCGTCCTGGTCGCTTTGTTCGAAGGTGGTGAACTCGAAGCCGCGCACTGCCTCCACGGTCATCAGGTTCGGGTAGGTGCGCGACCAGCCGCGCGGCAGCGTGGCCCCGTGGAAGTTCACCAGGAGGCCCGCCTTGGCGGCATCGTTCAGGATGTCGACGTAGTAGGCGATCATCGACTGGCCGTCGCCGGCGAAGAAGTCGATCTTCACGCCCTTGACGCCCATCTCGACCAGCTTCGCGAATTCGCGGGTGCGCGCTTCGCGGGTGAGCAAGGCGCTTTTCGGGGTGAACGGGGTCTTGTTCCAGTCGCCCGACGAGTTGTACCAGACCAGGATGCCGATGTTCTTCCTGGCGCCGTACTGCACCAGCTCGCGCATCTTGGCGTCGCCGATACTGCGGTCCCAGCCGGCGTCCACCAGGGTGTACTCCCAGCGCATGTCTGCCGCGTAGTCGATAAACTTCTTCTGGACCTCGAAGACGGTGCCTTCATCCTTCAGCAGCGCCCAACTCCACGAGGCATGACCGGGCTGGATGCGCGCCTTGTCGAAAGCAATGGCCGGAGCGGCCAGGTCGGTGCCGAGCGTGGATTCGACCAGGGTCTTCAGGGAACCGAGCGCGATCACGCGCCAGGGAGTCACCAGCTCGCCACGGCTTTCCGCGAGCAGCGCGCCGTTGGTGAACACTTCGGCGGCCATCGGAGGAGCGAGCCGGTAGCGGCCTTCCGGCGATTCGGCGTCGAGGCGCGAGGCGTGGAAGCTGCCGTCCATGTTCGCCTCGGTCAACGCCACCCAGGTGTCGCCGCTGCGGAACAGGGCCGGGAAGACCCAGCCGGCGGGCATCGGGGACCGGGTGCCGACCGCGATCTCGCGCTGGTAGTGCTCTTCGTAGGACGGGTTGGTGTTCGACCAGCCGGTCTGCGCCACCGCCATCGGCTGCAGCCAGGCCTTGGCGGACTTGTCGAAGCTGAAGCCGGTGGCCTCGGAGATGAACTTCTTATGCGGCAGCGCCGGCTCGGCTACCCGATAGCGGAAGGCGACGCCGTCGTTCGAGACGCGGAAAGCCAGGTCCATGGCCTGGCCCTGGGCGTTGCGCACGGTGTAGACCTGCTCGTTCGCGGCGTAGCTGATGCGTCGCTTCTTGCCGGTGGCAAGCTCGTAGTTGTCGCGGACCGGCTTGATCGCGGAGGTGGAGGCGATCTTGAGCCCGGTCGCGAGGTCGGCGCCCTCCAGTCGCAAACCGAGAGGGGACGGGAGGATGACGGGTTTGCCGTGGCGGGCGACCGTATAGGTGAGTGCACCGTTCGAGGCGGCGCTGACGGTTACGGCAATGTGGCCGTCCGGGCTGGTCAGGGCGGCGGCGTGCGCCTGGGTGCTGAAGATGGCGGCAAGGGCCAGGGTGGTGCGGGTCAAGACGGTCATGACAGTATCCCGTTAGCCCGTCGTTCCGGCGCAGGCCGGAACCCAAGTTTGCGTGCACTCAGGCGAAATTGGATCACGGCCTACGCCGGGATGACGGTTCTGAAGTTGGAGGTAGAAAGCGACGACAGCGGAGTGCTACCCGCCAAACATCACGTCCAGCCCGCGTCGACGACGAAATCCTGCGCCGTGCACATCTTGCTGTCGTCGGCGCCGAGGAACAGCACCATGGCGGCGATATCGTCCGGCATCAGTTTGCCCGGCAGGCACTGGGCCTTCTTGATCTCGAGCTCCGCCGCCTCGTCCACCCACAGGTCGATCTGGCGCTGGGTCATGACCCAGCCCGGCGTGACGGTGTTCACGCGCACGCCGAAGGGGCCGAGGTCGCGCGCCAGGCTGCGGGTCAGCCCGATCACGGCCGCCTTGGTGGTGGCGTAGACCGGATAACCGGCGCCCTTGGCGTGCCAGGACATCGAGGAAAAATTGATGATGGAGCCGCCGCCCATCTTCTTCATGCCCGGCAGGACCGCCTGCGCGGTGAAGAACATGGGGCGCTGGTTGATGGCGATGCGCTCGTTCCAGTAGTCGAGCGAGACTTCCTCGATGTCGTGGCGCTGGTCGTTGGCGGCGTTATTGACCAGCACCTCGAAGTCGCCCAGCTGTTCGGCCAGCTCGGCCATCGTGCGCTGCAGCGCGGGGATGTCGGTGATGTCGCAATGACGGAACACCGGCGCAGGGTAGCCGGCGTCAAGCAGCCTCGCGCACAGCGCTTCGCTGGCCGCTGCCGCAATGTCGACGAAGGCGACCACCGCGCCCTGCTCCACGAACGCTGTGACGATCGCTTCGCCGATGCCGGTGCCGCCTCCCGTCACGAATACCCGCCTGTCCTGCAGGCTGGGATACCTGGCCAACTTTGTCATGCTTGTCTCCGTCCGTTCTTATTGTGCTGCGGCCTTGCTCTTCGGTCAATGCGCCGCGGGTTCCTAGAGCGCCTTCACCTTCGCGAAGCCGGTATCAACCACGGCCAGGCGGTTGCGCAGCGCGGGGCCGAACTGCGGCGACGCGACTTCGAAGATCTCGCCGGGCGCGACCTGGATGCCGTCGGCGAAGCTCAGGGTGGCGGTGCCGAAGAAATGGATGTGTACGTCCCCAGGACGCTTGAACAGGCCGTACTTGAAATGGTGGTGCTCGAGGTTTTCGATGCTGTGCGACATGTTCTGCTCGCCGCTGACAAACGCCTTTTCCCAGCGTACCTGGCCGTCCTTGCCGAGGATGCGCGAGGTGCCCGACACGTGGCCCGGCAGCTCGCCCACCAGCAGCGCCGGTCCCAGGCCGCAGTTGCGCAGCTTCGAGTGGGCCAGGTAGAGGTAGTTCTGGCGTTCGGTGACGTGGTCCGAGAACTCGTTGCCGATGGCGTAGCCGAGGCGGTAAGGCTGGCCGTCGTCGCCGATCAGGTACAGGCCCGCGATCTCCGGTTCCTCGCCGCCGTCGAGCGCGAACTCGGGCATCTCGATGTCCTGGTTTGTTGTCCGCACGATCGAGCCGTCGCCCTTGTAGAACCATTCCGGCTGCACGCCGGGCGTGCCGGATGCCGGCTTGCCGCCTTCCACGCCCATGCGGAACATCTTCATCGAGTCGCTCAGGGCCTCGACGTCGCCGCCGATCTTCTTGTGCATGGCGTCGCGGGTGTCGGCGCTGCCCAGGTGGGTCAGGCCGGTGCCGGTGACGTAGCAGTGGGCGGCGTCCGGGTGGTCGAGCGGGGGCAGGATGCGCCCCGCGCGGGCGACGTCCTCGTAGTGAAGGTGCTCGCTGGTGGCGGCGCTGTCGGCCAGTTGCTCCAGGCCGGCGCCGGCGGCGATGGCGGCGCGCGCCAGCTCGCGGGTGGTGGCGTAGCCGCCAACGACGCGGATGGTGTTCTCGTGCAGGATGCCGATGCGGCGTTCCTGGGATTCGGTGATGAATTGTACGAGCAGCATGGCCCGGTCTCCCAATATTGATGTTCGTTCGACGATGCGATTGTTCAAACGCTGGTTGACCGCGTGGGCAGGAAACCTGCCCACCCTACAAAGGCGGTTTCTGTAGGGTGGGCGGGTCTCCCGCCCACGCGGTCAGCTCATGTCTGATCAGTGAGAATGCTTGGGCACCGCCGACCCGCGGCACCCCACCAGGAAATCGAAGTCGCAGCCCTCGTCCGCCTGCAGCACGTGGTCCAGGTAGAGCCGCTGGTAACCGCTGTGCTGCACCGGCTTGTCCTGCGCGGCGCGCTCGGCCAGGCGGCTGTGGATCTCCTCGTCCGACAGCTCGATGTTCAGGCCGCCGCCGGCGCAGTCCAGCTGGATCCAGTCGCCGTCGCGCACGATCCCGAGCGGGCCGCCGGCCATGGCTTCCGGCGCCACGTGCAGCACCACGGTGCCGTAGGCGGTGCCGCTCATGCGCGCGTCCGAGATGCGCACCATGTCGGTGATGCCCTGGGCCAGCAGCTTGGGCGGCAGGCCCATGTTGCCCACTTCGGCCATCCCCGGGTAGCCCTTGGGCCCGCAGTTCTTCATCACCAGGATGGAATTCGCATCGACGTCCAGGTCCGGGTCGACGATGCGCTGCTTGTAGTGGTCAAAGTCCTCGAACACGACGGCGCGGCCGCGGTGCTGCATCAGGTGGGGCGATGCCGCGGAGGGTTTCAGCACCGCGCCGCGCGGCGCCAGGTTGCCGCGCAGGATGCGGATGCCGCCGTCCTCGATCAGCGGGGTGTCCAGCTTGCGGATCACTTCGTCGTTGTAGATCGGCGCGTCCTGGCAGTTCTCCCACAGGCTCT from Massilia varians encodes:
- a CDS encoding alpha-N-arabinofuranosidase is translated as MNVFKPTILALSVLASASAFAQVNVSIDATKPGPVINKNVYGQFAEHLGTGIYEGLWVGPDSKIPNTRGWRNDVVGALKELKVPLVRWPGGCFADEYHWRDGIGPRNKRPVKVNTHWGGVAEDNAVGTHEFFDLVDILGTEAYVNGNLGSGTPQEMAEWLEYMTSDTKSTLAEQRRKNGRKEPFKVAFFGIGNEAWGCGGNMKPEYYAQLYNHYATFLKTPPNARPKIVASGGNDNDTKWTDVLSRDAARGTDGISFHYYTLPTGNWDKKGAAIGFPESEWFSTMRQTLRMDELIRNNLAVLDKNDPKKKIGFYVDEWGTWYDVEPGTNPGFLFQRNTLRDAVVAALNFNIFHAHAERVRMTNIAQMVNVLQAMIITDKEKMLLTPTYHAYKMYIPFQDATSLPTAVNNDVAYSSDNQSIPGISASSARGKDGKVWVALVNTNPHQASDVNIDLKGQAALGATGQVLTAEAMDAHNTFEQPQAIKPAPYSVKAVNGKLTLKVPAKSVVVVSVDA
- a CDS encoding glycoside hydrolase family 97 protein produces the protein MTVLTRTTLALAAIFSTQAHAAALTSPDGHIAVTVSAASNGALTYTVARHGKPVILPSPLGLRLEGADLATGLKIASTSAIKPVRDNYELATGKKRRISYAANEQVYTVRNAQGQAMDLAFRVSNDGVAFRYRVAEPALPHKKFISEATGFSFDKSAKAWLQPMAVAQTGWSNTNPSYEEHYQREIAVGTRSPMPAGWVFPALFRSGDTWVALTEANMDGSFHASRLDAESPEGRYRLAPPMAAEVFTNGALLAESRGELVTPWRVIALGSLKTLVESTLGTDLAAPAIAFDKARIQPGHASWSWALLKDEGTVFEVQKKFIDYAADMRWEYTLVDAGWDRSIGDAKMRELVQYGARKNIGILVWYNSSGDWNKTPFTPKSALLTREARTREFAKLVEMGVKGVKIDFFAGDGQSMIAYYVDILNDAAKAGLLVNFHGATLPRGWSRTYPNLMTVEAVRGFEFTTFEQSDQDAVAPHAAMLPFTRNLFDPMDFTPTVFGDIPKIQRKTRNGFELAESLLFLSGIQHFADTPDGMATAPAYVKGFLQDLPRSWDETRFVDGYPGRHVVIARRAGKAWYVAGLNADAADKSLELDLSFIGKTGGTLITDGDAERSFTQSRLKGGKHKISIKAHGGFVAVFQ
- a CDS encoding SDR family NAD(P)-dependent oxidoreductase — protein: MTKLARYPSLQDRRVFVTGGGTGIGEAIVTAFVEQGAVVAFVDIAAAASEALCARLLDAGYPAPVFRHCDITDIPALQRTMAELAEQLGDFEVLVNNAANDQRHDIEEVSLDYWNERIAINQRPMFFTAQAVLPGMKKMGGGSIINFSSMSWHAKGAGYPVYATTKAAVIGLTRSLARDLGPFGVRVNTVTPGWVMTQRQIDLWVDEAAELEIKKAQCLPGKLMPDDIAAMVLFLGADDSKMCTAQDFVVDAGWT
- the araD1 gene encoding AraD1 family protein, with the protein product MLLVQFITESQERRIGILHENTIRVVGGYATTRELARAAIAAGAGLEQLADSAATSEHLHYEDVARAGRILPPLDHPDAAHCYVTGTGLTHLGSADTRDAMHKKIGGDVEALSDSMKMFRMGVEGGKPASGTPGVQPEWFYKGDGSIVRTTNQDIEMPEFALDGGEEPEIAGLYLIGDDGQPYRLGYAIGNEFSDHVTERQNYLYLAHSKLRNCGLGPALLVGELPGHVSGTSRILGKDGQVRWEKAFVSGEQNMSHSIENLEHHHFKYGLFKRPGDVHIHFFGTATLSFADGIQVAPGEIFEVASPQFGPALRNRLAVVDTGFAKVKAL